A genome region from Littorina saxatilis isolate snail1 linkage group LG16, US_GU_Lsax_2.0, whole genome shotgun sequence includes the following:
- the LOC138950250 gene encoding uncharacterized protein: protein MASQQGGGGARPKTPRQGSGPTQQASAPAKEGWLLEPARTTLFGLVKKRRYCVLEGQSRLVIYTDLTKTKVKAVLHLQQALNATGTKLRTRMFGTYVLEIRMTGDEPPLVLVSRDKADMLDWIYTLNVAIMFINGPARHVNCPSQGMTGGAKHQAEDRTDPSTCQQSGLSDAEREFLNAWFPNLHRDVYMIPPHHVDTVHVTKQHTQGGDLIDVLKTQQQIDSDSTKRTEVSDVVHIDRALKKVHRCMDKIKDKAESQKEVLIIMTQGKCGLYGAGSRSLYTGAAARSMNSDETEPLVLQEDLVLEEDFVDLLVIDRNRGVMMGAIIRQTEEDPHAVQEELRKAADYLQQARDVVKRCVLGDLDLPQPAIHQAILLPHTTRRCLVEALQNMDDLQKLEQCLGVKAGQRVDKWCLCHDDMTDDTRRDTWWNTCWKGEKAGDPAMKEGSTYEKLVARFAVPLATVHVYLSRKPRLQLWTQGHFVQAVGEEHGRPMSCLALFPEQFEVLEHTPNNDDDDIRVFRGAPGVGKSIILIIRGSYWMRKYRRTVFVLQTSDDGTAAAYLVRHELSKTVGQGAGSVQLVNMAGVREEGRRGQYKWTKGGEEKVQAWVEELCQHAQTEGRVHILADEANGDVITVIYKALKQRHITVSLWAAGVLLELPADMKRYVHHLTQPLRSPPSVVREVEQAMDMKVGKVPAYTAPPVAPPSDGPPVVRVDHLSTDWRGDRKGHEGVEPWRCERCGQLVADLLTTLRVGCHDHAPHGQGGLTFNDVFVLGVMDCDTDTTDDNIESPAPFIRGLESRGVPTRKVAHNDTAAVRQLAEMTSAPTGEERAAGRGRDEAVTVAHQDTVWGLERPVVVFLESASDVYGLYGAARTGRLRSMSRSTAQMIWVKGVYT from the exons ATGGCGAGCCAGCAGGGAGGAGGCGGGGCCAGACCCAAGACACCCCGTCAG GGGTCTGGACCAACACAGCAAGCGTCAGCACCAGCCAAGGAAGGATGGCTGTTGGAACCTGCAAGAACGACTCTCTTTGGACTGGTGAAG AAGCGGAGATACTGTGTGCTGGAAGGTCAGTCCAGGCTGGTGATCTACACGGACCTCACCAAAACCAAGGTCAAGGCCGTTCTCCATCTACAGCAGGCTCTGAACGCCACA GGCACAAAACTTCGGACCCGGATGTTTGGGACCTACGTGTTGGAGATCCGCATGACGGGAGATGAACCGCCTCTCGTCCTGGTGTCACGTGACAAAGCCGACATGTTGGACTGGATCTATACTCTCAACGTCGCCATTATGTTTATCAACGGTCCCGCTCGACATGTCAACtgtccgtcacagg GAATGACCGGGGGAGCGAAACACCAGGCAGAAGACAGGACTGACCCCAGCACGTGCCAACAGTCCGGTCTGAGTGACGCAGAG AGGGAGTTTCTGAACGCCTGGTTCCCTAACCTGCACAGGGACGTCTATATGATCCCCCCGCACCATGTAGACACGGTGcacgtcacaaaacaacacacccaGGGAGGTGACTTGATCGACGTGCTGAAAACTCAACAACAAATCGACAGTGATAGCACTAAGCGTACAGAGGTCAGTGACGTCGTACACATAGACAGAGCGCTGAAGAAAGTCCACCGCTGCATGGATAAGATCAAGGACAAAGCAGAGAGTCAGAAAGAAGTTTTGATAATAATGACTCAAGGCAAATGTGGCCTTTACGGCGCTGGTTCCCGAAGCCTCTACACTGGGGCAGCCGCCAGGAGCATGAACAGCGACGAGACAGAACCTTTAGTTCTGCAAGAAGACTTAGTTCTGGAGGAAGACTTTGTTGATCTGCTGGTCATTGATCGTAACCGGGGAGTAATGATGGGGGCAATCATACGTCAGACAGAAGAGGACCCTCATGCAGTTCAAGAAGAATTGCGGAAGGCAGCTGATTACCTGCAGCAAGCTAGAGATGTCGTGAAGCGTTGTGTTCTGGGTGACTTGGACCTACCCCAGCCTGCAATCCACCAAGCCATTCTCCTGCCTCACACGACCAGACGCTGTCTAGTGGAGGCGCTGCAAAACATGGACGAT ttgcagaAGTTGGAGCAGTGTTTGGGCGTGAAGGCAGGGCAAAGGGTCGACAAGTGGTGTCTCTGTCATGATGATATGACAGACGACACCAGACGAGACACCTGGTGGAACACCTGCTGGAAGGGAGAAAAGGCAGGGGACCCCGCAATGAAGGAAGGTTCCACGTATGAAAAGCTTGTGGCAAG GTTCGCCGTACCACTGGCAACGGTACATGTGTACCTTAGCCGCAAGCCGCGACTACAGCTGTGGACCCAGGGCCATTTTGTTCAGGCTGTCGGGGAAGAACATGGCAGACCCATGTCTTGCCTTGCTCTTTTCCCGGAACAGTTTGAAGTCCTGGAGCACACGCcgaacaacgacgacgacgacattaGGGTCTTCAGGGGCGCGCCCGGGGTAGGGAAATCGATCATTTTAATTATAAGGGGTTCCTACTGGATGAGGAAGTATCGCCGCACCGTCTTTGTTCTTCAGACGAGTGACGATGGTACAGCTGCCGCCTACCTGGTTAGACATGAGTTGAGCAAAACAGTCGGACAGGGCGCCGGCAGCGTGCAGCTCGTCAACATGGCGGGGGTACGGGAGGAAGGCCGGCGCGGACAGTATAAATGGACAAAGGGAGGCGAGGAGAAAGTGCAGGCCTGGGTGGAGGAGCTGTGTCAACACGCACAGACTGAGGGGCGCGTGCACATCCTGGCCGATGAGGCCAACGG tgacgtcatcaCAGTGATCTACAAGGCGTTGAAACAACGGCACATAACGGTCAGCCTGTGGGCGGCCGGCGTGTTGCTTGAACTACCTGCCGACATGAAGCGTTATGTGCACCACCTGACGCAGCCCCTGAGGTCGCCACCCAGTGTGGTGAGAGAGGTGGAGCAGGCTATGGATATGAAGGTAGGAAAGGTCCCGGCATACACCGCGCCGCCTGTCGCCCCGCCCTCTGACGGGCCCCCCGTGGTGAGAGTTGATCATCTCTCCACCGACTGGCGGGGTgacagaaagggacatgagGGTGTCGAGCCATGGCGGTGTGAGAGATGCGGGCAGCTGGTGGCCGACTTACTCACCACGCTGCGTGTCG GTTGCCATGACCACGCTCCCCACGGGCAGGGCGGCCTCACCTTCAATGACGTCTTTGTGCTGGGTGTCATGGactgtgacacagacacaacggATGATAACATCGAGTCACCAGCACCCTTCATCCGGGGCCTTGAGTCACGCGGCGTCCCCACCCGTAAGGTGGCTCATAACGACACAGCGGCCGTTAGACAACTGGCGGAAATGACGTCTGCTCCCACAGGTGAAGAGAGAGCGGCAGGTAGGGGTCGAGACGAGGCGGTGACGGTGGCCCATCAGGACACAGTGTGGGGCTTGGAGAGACCCGTCGTCGTCTTCCTGGAGTCTGCTAGTGATGTGTATGGTCTGTATGGTGCTGCCCGTACCGGCCGCCTGAGATCCATGTCGCGGTCCACGGCCCAGATGATCTGGGTGAAGGGTGTTTACACATAG